One genomic segment of Paenibacillus sp. FSL H8-0332 includes these proteins:
- a CDS encoding DUF1349 domain-containing protein: MRFIEWQDGVWSNKPVSSGNANGQFVVEAAEASDYWQKTMYGFQHDNGHALLAPWDKAEAVEISFALDGFTELYDQAGIMLWQSGEQWIKAGIELNDGVPHIGAVVTDGYSDWSLSPVPEWKGEVITLRASRMKDAVILRARTENHPWRTIRVARFPYETGSQAGPFLCAPTRAGFQVTFTRWAATVPDADVHTDPPIV; the protein is encoded by the coding sequence ATGAGATTCATAGAATGGCAGGATGGAGTATGGAGTAATAAACCGGTATCAAGCGGGAACGCGAACGGCCAATTTGTGGTCGAAGCGGCGGAGGCCAGCGATTACTGGCAAAAGACGATGTACGGCTTCCAGCATGACAACGGTCATGCGCTGCTTGCCCCCTGGGATAAGGCAGAGGCGGTAGAGATCAGCTTCGCGCTGGACGGGTTCACGGAGCTGTACGACCAGGCAGGCATTATGTTATGGCAGAGCGGTGAGCAATGGATCAAGGCGGGTATTGAGCTGAATGACGGTGTCCCGCATATCGGCGCAGTCGTGACTGACGGATATTCTGATTGGTCGTTGTCCCCTGTTCCCGAGTGGAAGGGGGAAGTGATTACCCTCCGGGCTTCGCGGATGAAGGATGCGGTAATTCTCAGAGCACGAACAGAGAATCATCCCTGGCGGACCATCCGCGTTGCCCGGTTCCCGTATGAGACTGGCAGCCAAGCGGGACCGTTCCTGTGTGCTCCAACGCGGGCCGGGTTTCAGGTCACCTTCACACGCTGGGCGGCTACAGTACCCGATGCAGACGTTCATACAGACCCGCCAATCGTATAG
- a CDS encoding four-helix bundle copper-binding protein, whose amino-acid sequence MTRIQYQECISALIKCMDACNYSYVSSLKEYDLADLRESIQLDRECADICSFAIQAMTRRSPFVAEILKLCADICDRCADTSSRHQHNHCQDCIDTCRNAAEACRRVSEAVEVYA is encoded by the coding sequence ATGACCCGAATACAATATCAGGAATGCATTAGTGCTTTGATTAAATGTATGGACGCCTGTAACTATAGCTATGTCTCAAGCCTGAAAGAATATGATCTTGCCGATCTGCGGGAGAGTATCCAGCTGGACCGTGAATGCGCAGACATCTGCTCCTTCGCCATCCAGGCAATGACACGCAGAAGCCCATTCGTGGCAGAAATCCTCAAGCTATGCGCAGATATCTGTGACCGCTGTGCCGATACAAGCAGCAGACATCAGCATAACCATTGTCAGGATTGTATTGATACCTGCCGTAACGCAGCCGAGGCCTGCAGAAGGGTCAGTGAAGCTGTTGAAGTCTACGCCTGA
- a CDS encoding ABC transporter ATP-binding protein — protein sequence MLHKRITRLLFGAAHRHALVEGGLEATNASPLITLTQGSKQYGGRAVLTEISMTILPGTATALIGRNGSGKSTLLSILAGLLKLSSGVLTCDRRRLITGYAPEAFPGLKLTAEDYLRCMSRIAGLSEAASASRISELLQLFSLESSHNRKLAGFSKGMLQKVNLIQSLLTRPQLLLLDEPMSGLDLPAQARLIDVLQELKAEGTALVLSVHEPQIIEALANTVYVLHEGQNIRTIQGAENLKSAPVVNIVYTVLPGQAQQALETLPGVIHVEPSPDYAGTACTGLTVDQKMSDTCLQQILTAGGSIVSVRHLGGLNDLTEWMDPKDQIGSGRG from the coding sequence ATGTTACATAAGAGAATAACCAGGCTGCTGTTCGGTGCGGCCCATAGGCATGCACTAGTTGAAGGAGGCCTGGAAGCCACGAATGCATCACCGCTAATTACACTTACCCAGGGGAGCAAGCAGTATGGGGGCCGTGCGGTTCTGACTGAGATATCGATGACAATCCTTCCCGGCACAGCTACGGCTCTGATCGGCCGCAACGGGTCTGGCAAGAGTACGCTGCTGTCCATACTCGCGGGACTGCTGAAGCTGTCCTCAGGTGTTCTAACCTGTGACCGTCGGAGGCTGATCACGGGCTATGCACCTGAAGCGTTTCCCGGCTTGAAGCTGACGGCCGAAGACTATCTGCGCTGCATGAGCCGGATTGCCGGACTCTCCGAGGCGGCTTCAGCGTCCCGGATAAGCGAACTATTGCAGTTGTTCAGTCTCGAATCCTCCCATAACCGCAAGCTTGCAGGCTTTTCCAAGGGAATGCTACAGAAGGTTAATCTGATTCAGAGCCTGCTGACCCGGCCGCAGCTGTTGCTGCTTGACGAGCCTATGTCAGGCCTGGATCTGCCGGCACAAGCTAGGCTTATAGATGTGCTGCAGGAGCTGAAGGCGGAGGGGACGGCGCTCGTCTTGTCCGTTCATGAGCCGCAGATCATCGAAGCATTGGCAAATACAGTGTATGTATTACATGAAGGGCAGAACATCCGGACAATTCAAGGAGCGGAGAATCTGAAAAGTGCTCCAGTAGTGAATATCGTCTATACGGTATTGCCGGGACAAGCCCAGCAGGCTCTGGAGACCCTGCCGGGAGTCATTCATGTGGAGCCGTCGCCGGACTACGCCGGTACAGCTTGTACAGGCTTGACTGTCGATCAGAAGATGTCAGATACTTGCCTGCAGCAGATTCTTACAGCAGGCGGTTCCATAGTTTCAGTGAGGCATCTCGGAGGATTAAACGACCTGACGGAGTGGATGGACCCCAAGGATCAGATCGGGAGTGGACGCGGATGA
- a CDS encoding GTP-binding protein — protein MEQSLPVYILSGFLGSGKTTLLQRLLDHWNLQGLRPAVIMNELGEVNLDGLLVEQSVPMAELLGGCICCTSRGDLSTELTTLVKKESPDVVIIEATGAANPLEIVDAVTETSLYQQVELKGLITVVDAAHLLELYRSQQGATYRLMQEQIRCASVLILNKTDRIQAAEIAEISEVLRKWNAYAEIVPAVRCELEPEVLLGSVGAVHMEDRPAGEAGDNGAEGAMHSSHDHVMAYTHYFQNPVNSEEFERFVKELPRDVYRAKGIVTFTDTSSRFLFQYAYREADFMKITPQGEVPDVAVFIGEHFSSGELRTGLLRLEKRLLTRPAAVKRSL, from the coding sequence TTGGAACAGTCATTACCAGTATATATCTTGTCGGGATTTCTCGGCAGCGGCAAGACCACGTTACTGCAGCGTCTGCTGGATCATTGGAATCTTCAGGGCCTGCGGCCGGCCGTAATTATGAACGAGCTGGGTGAAGTGAATCTGGACGGCCTGCTGGTCGAGCAGTCTGTGCCGATGGCAGAGCTGCTGGGTGGTTGTATCTGCTGTACGAGCCGCGGGGATTTAAGCACCGAGCTGACCACACTGGTCAAAAAAGAATCGCCGGATGTAGTCATCATTGAGGCCACTGGCGCCGCCAATCCGCTCGAAATTGTAGATGCCGTTACGGAGACTTCACTGTATCAGCAAGTGGAGCTGAAGGGGCTGATTACTGTCGTTGATGCCGCCCATCTTCTGGAGCTGTACCGCTCTCAGCAAGGGGCTACCTACCGTCTGATGCAAGAGCAGATCCGCTGTGCATCCGTCCTCATCCTGAACAAGACAGACCGGATCCAAGCCGCAGAGATTGCAGAGATCTCGGAGGTTCTGCGCAAGTGGAATGCCTACGCGGAGATTGTGCCGGCAGTGCGCTGTGAACTGGAGCCGGAAGTGCTGCTCGGCAGTGTGGGAGCCGTTCATATGGAAGACCGTCCCGCCGGGGAAGCGGGGGACAACGGAGCTGAGGGAGCGATGCACTCCTCGCATGATCATGTGATGGCCTACACGCATTATTTCCAGAATCCTGTGAACAGCGAGGAATTCGAGCGGTTTGTGAAGGAGCTGCCGCGCGATGTGTACCGGGCCAAGGGGATTGTAACTTTTACCGATACCTCCAGCCGTTTTTTGTTTCAGTACGCCTACAGGGAAGCGGATTTCATGAAAATTACGCCCCAGGGCGAGGTGCCGGATGTGGCTGTATTCATCGGTGAGCATTTCTCCTCCGGTGAGCTTCGCACGGGGCTGCTGCGGCTGGAGAAACGCCTGTTAACCAGACCGGCGGCGGTCAAAAGAAGCCTGTAG
- a CDS encoding 2-oxoacid:acceptor oxidoreductase family protein, with protein MVQLPIVNELGFFEIRLESIGGLGANLAGKMLAEAGVVGAGLNGVSFSSYGSEKKGSAVKAHIRFCDMDTHIRDTSPVERPHVVGVFHEALAKTVNVTSGIHEHSTVLVNSAKTPEELRELLKMKAGTIAVIDATSIALKEKNRVNMAMLGALFRLCPFLDTDIMKGVIEKSLGKKYPQAVQSAITTFERGYNEVKFMQFELAAGDRMPEYVRSDISALGYETQPMGGTITNPGSSFLKNLSISRSGMLPAFEIESCINCAQCDTVCPDQCFVWEERLDRKGRSQMFLLGIDYQYCKGCLKCIGACPTSALSSMREKEGYADSHAVKHQFDLVTPV; from the coding sequence GTGGTACAATTGCCAATAGTAAATGAGCTGGGATTCTTTGAGATTCGTCTGGAATCCATTGGAGGCCTGGGCGCGAACCTGGCAGGTAAAATGCTGGCGGAAGCAGGAGTGGTCGGCGCAGGTCTTAACGGCGTCAGCTTCTCATCCTACGGTTCGGAGAAGAAGGGGTCTGCGGTTAAGGCTCATATCCGCTTCTGTGATATGGATACCCATATCCGCGATACTTCACCGGTCGAGCGTCCGCATGTTGTCGGCGTATTTCACGAAGCACTTGCCAAGACCGTTAATGTAACCAGCGGGATTCATGAACACAGCACCGTTCTTGTGAACTCGGCCAAGACGCCGGAAGAACTCAGAGAACTGCTGAAGATGAAGGCCGGCACGATTGCAGTGATCGATGCTACCAGCATCGCACTCAAGGAGAAGAACCGCGTCAATATGGCTATGCTGGGGGCACTATTCCGGCTCTGCCCGTTCCTCGATACGGATATTATGAAGGGCGTCATTGAGAAGTCCCTCGGCAAAAAATATCCGCAGGCCGTCCAGTCGGCCATCACGACCTTCGAGCGCGGCTACAATGAAGTGAAATTCATGCAGTTCGAGCTGGCTGCCGGCGACCGTATGCCGGAATATGTCCGTTCCGATATCTCGGCTCTTGGTTACGAGACTCAGCCGATGGGCGGTACGATCACCAACCCGGGCAGCAGCTTCCTGAAGAATCTCAGCATCTCCCGTTCCGGTATGCTTCCGGCATTTGAGATCGAGTCCTGTATCAACTGCGCACAGTGTGACACGGTATGTCCTGACCAATGCTTCGTGTGGGAAGAGCGCCTGGACCGCAAGGGCCGTTCGCAGATGTTCCTGCTCGGTATTGACTACCAGTACTGTAAAGGCTGCCTGAAATGCATCGGTGCCTGCCCGACCTCGGCATTATCCAGCATGAGGGAGAAGGAAGGCTATGCGGACAGCCATGCCGTGAAGCATCAGTTCGATCTGGTAACTCCAGTCTAA
- a CDS encoding thiamine pyrophosphate-dependent enzyme: MAIDYEKELGSAKVEQKFLYESGNEMAAYAAHQINYHVMGYFPISPSTEVAQFLDTMKASGQHDIMLVPSDGEHSSAGICYGASTAGGRVFNATSAQGYMFMLEQLPVQAGTRMPMVMNLVCRSISGPLNIHGDHSDLYFALNTGWPILMCRDPQSVYDMNLMALKLAEHAKVRLPVMVASDGYFTSHQKRRVQAFAHREDVHKFVGEQPPAGFTDTLDRNNPVTVGPYMNEPDYINNRYQQSVAMYNAGEVFEEIAQEFAVLTGRHYEMIEQYRMEDADVAVFLMNSASEIIKDVVDQLRDQGIKAGAISPNMIRPFPQKQIAEALKNVNAITVGDRADSVGGHGGNMVNEIKAALFTYGNTTTKVISRIYGLGGKDFYAEDGHHFFQLAMDAVIADRVEIPFDYYGHNPGALENAPKRLLKPMDFDKLKTGLITVTQNEETGKLSVRVPPVRSLMKKPRRLSPGHGACPGCGIFSGLELFFKGIEGDIVALYHTGCAMVTTTGYPYSSHKSTFIHNLFQNGAATLSGVVEMFWERKRRGELDGLGLKEDFTFVMVTGDGGMDIGMGPAIGAALRGHKMIIVEYDNEGYMNTGAQQSYSTPLGHRTSTSSIGKTQQGKLTQHKDTAQIMAATNIPYVFTGCEAYPQDMLKKAAKAQWYAQNEGLVYGKILIACPLNWMSEDKDGTDIVSLAVESCFFPLYEVEQGITSITYNPEDKDKRIEVSAWLKTMGKTRHLLKPENEPALHSFEGEVQRRWSRLKAKHEHPDL, encoded by the coding sequence GTGGCTATTGATTATGAAAAAGAACTAGGCTCCGCCAAGGTGGAGCAGAAATTCCTATACGAGTCCGGCAATGAAATGGCGGCCTATGCCGCGCATCAGATTAACTATCATGTCATGGGTTATTTCCCGATCTCCCCATCGACTGAGGTGGCCCAGTTCCTCGATACAATGAAGGCCAGCGGCCAGCACGATATTATGCTGGTACCGTCTGACGGCGAGCATAGCTCCGCAGGGATCTGCTACGGCGCTTCGACAGCAGGCGGCCGCGTGTTCAACGCAACGAGCGCTCAAGGGTACATGTTCATGCTGGAGCAATTGCCTGTACAAGCAGGTACGCGGATGCCAATGGTCATGAATCTGGTTTGCCGTTCGATCTCAGGACCGCTGAATATTCACGGAGACCACTCGGATCTGTATTTTGCCCTGAACACCGGCTGGCCGATCCTGATGTGCCGTGATCCGCAGTCGGTCTATGATATGAACCTGATGGCCCTGAAGCTGGCGGAACACGCCAAAGTCCGGCTGCCGGTGATGGTGGCCTCTGACGGTTACTTCACTTCGCACCAGAAGCGCCGGGTACAGGCTTTTGCCCACCGTGAGGATGTTCACAAATTCGTTGGCGAACAACCGCCTGCAGGCTTCACCGATACCCTGGACCGCAATAATCCGGTCACTGTTGGACCTTACATGAATGAACCGGATTACATCAACAACCGTTATCAGCAATCCGTTGCGATGTACAACGCCGGTGAAGTGTTCGAAGAGATCGCGCAGGAATTCGCGGTACTGACCGGACGCCATTATGAGATGATCGAACAGTACCGGATGGAGGATGCCGATGTCGCTGTCTTCCTGATGAACTCCGCTTCGGAGATCATTAAGGATGTAGTCGATCAGCTCCGTGACCAGGGAATCAAGGCAGGAGCGATCTCCCCGAACATGATTCGCCCGTTCCCGCAGAAGCAGATTGCCGAAGCGCTGAAGAATGTCAATGCCATTACTGTAGGTGACCGTGCCGATTCGGTTGGCGGACACGGCGGTAACATGGTGAACGAGATTAAGGCGGCACTGTTCACTTACGGCAACACAACGACTAAGGTGATTAGCCGGATCTACGGACTGGGCGGTAAAGACTTCTATGCCGAAGACGGACACCACTTCTTCCAGCTCGCTATGGACGCAGTAATAGCTGACCGTGTTGAGATTCCGTTTGATTACTATGGCCACAATCCGGGAGCGCTGGAGAATGCGCCGAAGCGCCTTTTGAAGCCGATGGACTTTGATAAGCTGAAGACCGGCCTGATTACGGTAACCCAGAATGAAGAGACCGGCAAGCTGAGTGTACGGGTTCCGCCGGTCCGCTCGCTGATGAAGAAGCCAAGACGTTTGTCTCCAGGGCACGGCGCATGTCCGGGCTGCGGGATTTTCTCCGGGCTGGAGCTGTTCTTCAAAGGGATCGAAGGAGATATCGTAGCGCTCTACCACACCGGCTGCGCGATGGTAACGACTACCGGCTATCCGTATTCCTCCCATAAATCGACGTTCATCCACAATCTGTTCCAGAACGGTGCAGCTACGCTGTCCGGTGTGGTTGAGATGTTCTGGGAACGTAAACGCCGAGGCGAGCTTGACGGGCTGGGGCTGAAGGAAGACTTCACGTTCGTTATGGTTACTGGCGACGGCGGGATGGATATTGGTATGGGACCAGCCATCGGAGCAGCACTGCGCGGCCACAAGATGATCATCGTGGAATATGATAATGAAGGATACATGAATACAGGTGCACAGCAGTCCTATTCGACACCGCTGGGACACCGGACTTCCACTTCAAGCATCGGCAAAACCCAGCAGGGCAAGCTGACCCAGCATAAGGATACCGCGCAGATTATGGCGGCTACCAACATTCCTTATGTATTCACTGGCTGTGAAGCTTATCCGCAGGATATGCTGAAGAAGGCGGCAAAGGCCCAGTGGTACGCGCAAAATGAAGGTCTGGTCTACGGCAAGATTCTCATTGCCTGTCCGCTGAACTGGATGAGCGAAGACAAGGACGGCACAGATATCGTGTCCCTGGCTGTCGAATCCTGCTTCTTCCCGCTCTACGAAGTAGAGCAGGGGATTACTAGTATCACCTACAATCCGGAAGACAAGGACAAACGGATCGAAGTATCCGCCTGGCTGAAGACAATGGGCAAGACCCGTCACCTGCTGAAGCCGGAGAACGAGCCGGCCCTGCACAGCTTCGAGGGTGAAGTGCAACGCCGCTGGAGCCGTCTCAAGGCGAAACATGAGCATCCGGATCTATAA
- a CDS encoding molybdenum cofactor biosynthesis protein B gives MSSAQEHRSEAPDSVACYIITVSDTRTVDTDTGGPLIQSLLEAAGYTVTGRTIVKDDYEDIRELVYKSSVHSGIEAVLLTGGTGISPRDTTCEAVASLLDKSLPGFGEIFRLLSFTEDIGSAAMLSRAIAGTIGSTAVFSMPGSPGAIKLAMERLILPELRHVMREIYKRS, from the coding sequence ATATCATCCGCCCAAGAACACCGGAGCGAAGCCCCGGATTCAGTCGCTTGCTACATCATAACGGTCTCGGATACCCGGACCGTGGATACGGACACCGGAGGGCCGCTGATCCAGAGTCTGCTGGAAGCCGCCGGTTATACCGTAACCGGCCGTACCATCGTCAAGGATGATTATGAGGATATCCGGGAACTGGTCTACAAAAGCTCCGTCCATTCCGGCATCGAAGCTGTGCTTCTGACCGGAGGGACCGGCATTTCCCCCCGTGACACCACCTGTGAGGCCGTAGCCTCCCTGCTGGATAAGTCGCTGCCGGGCTTTGGGGAGATTTTCCGGCTGCTCAGCTTCACCGAAGATATCGGCTCTGCCGCTATGCTCAGCCGGGCCATTGCCGGGACGATCGGCAGTACTGCCGTCTTCTCCATGCCCGGCTCCCCCGGTGCGATCAAGCTGGCCATGGAACGGCTGATCCTGCCCGAGCTGCGGCATGTCATGCGCGAGATCTACAAGCGTTCCTGA
- a CDS encoding glycosyl hydrolase family 8, with amino-acid sequence MNKQGKRKLHWTSLLLLCLAVFILPAGSAFAAVNKPFPQHTTYTSGTIKPNHVSQTALDNAVKSKWDAWKGTYLKPAGSGKYYVKYNSNGETVSEAQGYGMLFTVLLAGYDGNAQTYYNGLYNYYTAHPSSINPYLMSWKQNSSFQNVEGQNSATDGDMDIAYSLLLAHKQWGSSGTVNYLQAATNIINAIMNNDINQSQWTIRLGDWANSGSYNTATRPSDFMVNHFKAFQAATGDARWQNVTNKTYTLINSLYTGYSSTTGLLPDFVVYSNNTYKPAAANFLESQRDGDYNYNSCRVPWRITTDYLLTGDNRALSQLTQQSSWIKTKTGGTPGNIKDGYKLDGTTFGSYNSGAFYGPFGVGAMTSSANQSWLNSLWSHTADSAAENYYEDSLKLFSMIVMSGNWWAY; translated from the coding sequence ATGAACAAGCAAGGTAAGCGCAAGCTGCACTGGACAAGTCTGCTGCTTCTATGTTTGGCCGTCTTTATCCTGCCCGCCGGGTCTGCATTCGCCGCCGTGAACAAGCCGTTCCCGCAGCATACGACTTACACCAGCGGAACCATCAAGCCGAATCATGTAAGTCAAACTGCACTGGATAATGCGGTCAAGAGCAAATGGGATGCCTGGAAGGGGACGTACCTCAAGCCGGCCGGCAGCGGAAAATACTATGTGAAGTATAACTCGAACGGGGAAACCGTATCTGAAGCGCAGGGCTACGGGATGCTGTTCACCGTCCTGCTGGCCGGCTATGACGGCAATGCGCAGACCTACTATAATGGACTCTATAATTACTACACGGCACACCCCAGCTCCATTAATCCGTACCTGATGTCCTGGAAACAGAACAGCAGCTTCCAGAATGTCGAAGGCCAGAATTCGGCTACAGACGGCGACATGGATATTGCCTACTCCCTGCTGCTCGCCCACAAGCAATGGGGAAGCAGCGGAACCGTTAACTACTTGCAGGCTGCGACCAATATCATTAACGCCATCATGAATAATGATATCAATCAGTCCCAGTGGACGATCCGCCTCGGAGACTGGGCGAACAGCGGCTCCTATAACACAGCCACCCGCCCTTCGGATTTCATGGTGAATCACTTCAAAGCCTTCCAAGCCGCTACCGGGGATGCCCGCTGGCAGAATGTAACGAATAAGACCTACACCTTAATCAACAGTCTATATACCGGCTATAGCTCCACAACCGGTCTGCTTCCTGACTTCGTAGTCTACTCTAACAATACGTATAAGCCTGCTGCCGCGAATTTCCTGGAATCTCAGCGTGACGGGGATTACAACTATAATTCGTGCCGGGTTCCATGGCGGATCACTACCGATTATCTGCTCACCGGCGACAATCGCGCCTTATCCCAGCTGACCCAGCAGAGCAGCTGGATCAAGACCAAGACAGGAGGCACGCCAGGCAATATTAAGGATGGCTACAAGCTGGACGGAACCACCTTTGGCAGCTACAACAGCGGTGCCTTTTACGGCCCCTTCGGTGTGGGCGCAATGACCTCATCTGCGAACCAGAGCTGGCTGAATTCCCTCTGGAGCCATACGGCTGACAGCGCGGCAGAGAACTATTATGAAGACAGCCTCAAGCTGTTCTCGATGATTGTCATGTCAGGCAATTGGTGGGCCTACTAA